One Nicotiana tabacum cultivar K326 chromosome 23, ASM71507v2, whole genome shotgun sequence genomic window, CACAACACCAGTCCCAACATGCTGACTCTTAACTCTCTCTAATTTTTTTCCCtacaaaaaatcaacaaaatttaGCAAAAACTTCCGCCTTCACGTTCACGAATCTTTTGACAAAGGTTTCCCTTTTCTTCTCACTTGTCTTCTTTCTTTACTTCTCCTACTATTCAAttcatttttccattttcttttttgcAGGTTCAGTGCAAATGATCGGGTTTTAAATAACTTGAATTCGTCGAAATTTTTTAACTTGCTTGTTCAGTTTTTGAGCTTGTGTTGACTctttttacagtttcttttttcCTGCTTCAGGTTGTTTCTGTTAACAAGTAAGTCCCACCCTTTTGCTTTCCTGTTCTCATCGTCTATTATTTGACCTTCTTTTTTGGGTGTCTCCTATTTGATTAATCTTTTTTTAGAATTTGGGCTGAAAGAATTAATCTTTTTTGTTTATCTGATCATGAGTTTTGTTTAGTTTTCTTTGAAGATGTGTGGAGTGAGAGGTGTGTCTCAGTTAGGATACTGTGTGCTTTGTCAGTTACAATCATCGTTTACTTTACCTTTTTTGTGGGGGAGGAGGAGGGGTGGATAGGTTAATTTTCAGGTTGACTTTAACTATAAGCTTGAATTATTGTTTCTAACCTATAAATGAAaaagtaaaacaacaacaacaacaacaataccttAATTCCAAATAGATTGGGGTCGGTTGCTATATGAATCTTTAAATCTTTATTTAAACTCAACTCATGTCATCATTATaccaaataaaattaaaagtgaaaaataatttaaatatattttatatttattttgaagAACAGAACACCCCAGACCCCATTTATGGGATAActctgggtttgttgttgttgttgttgtctgaaGAACAGAACACCATGGAAACAAGGTACCCCAATAGGAGGTACCAACTAGCTGGAGCAAAGGTTACTATTATTGGCACACTTACATGTCCAATGGTAGAGAGGAGTCTCTTAAGTTTTGTGAGATTGTATGACAGTGTAGGGGAAGGAGTGAGATTTGGAGCATTCAGGGTTTTAGAGAATCATTATATTGTCCTAAAAGACAAAGTGCAGAGTAGTGGAATAAATGGGCCTAAATGGAATAGAGTGGATACAGATTCACTCACCAAATAGTTTTAGATTGATAGATTGCTGATCTCAAATGCTATGACAGAATTCTTAATGTGAACACTGACTAAATGCTACTACTGAAGGAGAGTTTATTTGGGTATTTCTCTGCAATTGCCTGATTTAACCTTTATCGCGTGCATCCAAGAAACTTTTAGAGTCTAAAAAAAAAGGGCAGTTCAGTGCACTAAGTTCCCGCTATGCGAGAGGTCTGGGAGGATCGGACCACATTGGATTTTATGTACGTACTCTTACCttgtatttctgcaagagactgttttTGCAGCTTGAACCCATGACCTCTTGCTCACATGGCGGCAACATTTACCGGTGTCCCAAGGTTCCCCTTCTTTTGAAGTCTAGAGTGAGGGAAAGTTAGAAGATCGTTTAAAGTTTCAGCAagcaccaaaaagaaaagagagaggtTATACGAGAGCTGCTTTACTGGCTGAGCGTCTTCCACTACAAGATTTCATATTGTAAATATGTAGTTGCTTGTTCTACTGTAATACAGGTTTGACCTTTGTTATGTAATTGTATTATGTATATCTCTTCCAGAGATTACTATTTGATCCCTTTGACGAGATGATCTCTAACTTAATATATATGAGCTTCAGTTTACTCCCGTGGTGGTTTCCTATGTGCCTTCTTTTCATGAATTCCTATCTTTAGAAAATAAGACTTCTTATTACAGGAGAATGGCTGGGAAAGCTGTGGTtaagcagccaacatctgcattcGACTTTGAGATTGTTGAAGGTGTTTCTGATAAGCTTACAACTGTTGTGGCATCCTCTAGCCAGAGTAGCCCATGGATTGACCCTGCAACTATTAAACTTAGACAGAGAATTGGAAGGGGTCTATTTGGTGATGTTTGGTTAGCAACTCGTCACCAAGCCACTGCAGATTATGACGAGTATCATGAAGTAGCTGTGAAGATGTTACATCCTATGAAGGAGGAGAACATCAATGTTGTCTTAGATCGGCTGGGAAATTTGTTTACTCAGTGTCAAGAACTACAACATATTTGCTGGCTTCAGGGTCTGTCTGTGATAAATGGAAAGGTGAATATATTCTCGCAATAATGTTAATGCTATAAGTTCTTCTGCCTTTCTGAAATACTGTAAACACCCCTGCAGCTATGCATTGTTATGAAGTTCTATGAAGGTTCTGTTGGTGATAAAATGgctcgtgcaaaagaaggaaagctGTCCTTGCCAGATGTTATAAGGTGATACTGGTGTAGTTTTGATTGAGAATGAGTTTTGGTCCATACTAAAGTTGTGTGGGAAAATATGATATAATGACATATGCATTCTGGTGATCATACAGGTATGGGACTGATCTTGCTCGTGGGATAATGGAGTTACACACAAAGGAGATCTTGATTCTTAACCTTAAACCTTATAATTTCCTTTTGAATGAAAACGACCATGCAATTTTGGGGGATATTGGGATTCCTTATCTGCTTCTTGGAGTTCCTTCGTTGAGTTCAGATATGTCAAGAAGACTTGGCACCCCGAATTACATGGCTCCAGAACAATGGCAGCCAGAAGTTAGGGGTCCCATATCCTTTGAGACTGACTCATGGGGATTCGGTTGCAGCATTGTGGAAATGCTGACCGGTTCTCAGCCATGGAGTGGTAAATCAGTTGATGAAATATTTAAATCTATTGTAAAGAGACAAGAGAAACcacatattcctgaaggactccCTCCTGCGGTTGAAAGGGTCATAATTGGTTGTTTTGAGTATGATTTCCGGAATCGCCCTCTGATGGGAGACATTTTGCATGCATTTCTAAGGTATCTAATTTATTTTACGTTGGAAGGCAATTCCTTCCTGTCTTTTAGCTTTGCTGTATGTTTCATTTTCTAAAAGAATCAAAGTTACAGAACTGGTTGTTTTAGGGGTTTGATATCTGATTCAGCCACTAGAATTTGcttaaaagaaacaaaagaagtgaGAGCATGTCTCGCTTAAGAGTCTACACTCTGGAGTAAGCTCTAACTTGaatacttttttctttttgtgtgtgtgtttgtgggggggggggggttgatgGGTGGATTCGACATGGGggagaaaaaaggaaagagagggaTGGGGTTTCGCTCGCTTTTGGAAAAGTGGGCCCCCATCTAACTCGAATACTGTACTAGTAGATAAAGGCATTTTGATCTATAATAGCCAATAGGGTTCTGCGTTGTGCAGTATGGAATTGTGAAAAGTATTCTTGCCCTTGGCTAGAAAATTTTGTGCTTATCAGAATCATTGTGTTGCATCTCCAACAGAATAGTTAACCGTAAATAGAATGTGTAATTTTTCATCCACGCAGCAGGACtagttaaaggaaagaaaaggtTCCTCCCCGTGCCTTTTTGGGTTTTGGGAAAGGTACTAAATGTCGCATATTTGATTCTGCATCCTCAGTTTCTACGAGGTGCTCATAAAATATTTATCTGAAGTCTGTTCTGCTCTATGATCAATAGGTCCAGTATGGACGTTAGATATTTTTTTGAGAAGTTAAACTAGTCTTATTAGGATAAGAAGACTTGACAGTTGATGTGAGCATTGATTGAGTCCTGTAAAAAAATGTAGATGGTTGTATATGAAGTCCAATCATGGAATCATGGACTTGAACCTTGAGTTAAGATCACAATACTGGAAGGTTTGACAGGTATATGGAGTTCACTTCCTTAGAATGAACCAACAATTATGGAATTTATTGGCTAGTTAGCGGTTTCTCTGTGACAAATACTGAGAAGGATGGTGCAGTTGAAAGGTTCTGGGAGTGCAAAGGTAATTATTAACAGATTATGGATATACAACTGATATTGAATGTCTCTGGTATCTTTGTTCACTTAGATTGAACAAGAACATAGAAGAAGTAAAAACACAAAGAGATGTTGAAAACAAATATAAGAGAATTTAGTAACCTCGAAATTGTTGGTGTAGCCTCAAAGGGGAAGCTACATAGAGCAGTTAAAAAAATGCAATGAAGGTGAAGTTACACACGAGTAGTTAAAAAGATGCAGCGAAGACTTGATAAGAAAACCTGTGGAATTGGCTCATGCTTCTTCACTCTGGACTGGCATAGACAAACCATTCAGATTTATAATGATTGCTGCTAAATTTTTACAAGTTACTGTTACctcaaaaaaaaaactacaacTAGTAGTTATTGAGCTTTGCCAGGTGCCAACTGCAATCAactgtctaataattaattttcttgcGAGAGGGAAGTCTTATGAATATAAGAAGCATTGATCATAATGTTTATAAATCTACCACTATTTACCTAAAATATAAACCATGTATTCTACTTTTATGGAAAAGGTATGCCAGGAAATCTTATATGCAGTAATGCTTTTTTGTTTCCTCTATGATAAGAAAAGTTTACTATTGTTGGTGTTACAACTTCATATTATGATTATATAACCTAGAACACTATGATTGGCAATTGCGCAAACTCATCTAATACTCCTCTCTGATAACTAATACTCTAAAAGGATTTTCTTTAAATGATTATAATATGGTATATTAGAAGTATTTGACTTTGTTAGTCGGAACAGTGTTTGGCCTCAGGAAATTCATCAAAGTTCAGATATAATTAACTTATGATATATTAAGTAATAAAGAGCTGACGTGAACAGCCGGTATACATGTGCAAATGAAATCCTAGCACCGTATAGAATTTACCTAAAGAATTGTTGTACATATCTGGCACTCACGTGGTGCATATCAATGAAAGCTCATTTTACTTATAAATATGGATTTAGGTTATATACATGTGCCGTGTATGAACTTTTTTTACACTATCAGTGTAGGTTAATATTTAGTAATAGGTTAGTTACCATTTTTACTAAGTTACTTAATAGTTATCATAGCAATTTACCTGTAATTACCTTGTAAACGACCTGGTGGTGTAACAAGTTTTTACACCATCAGTTCGTAGAACTTAAACTCATTAATAAGCACTAAATATAGGAATGTCAAGGATGTGATGATTGAGGAGAAATGAGTTTTGGAGAAGGGAAGAAATTGGAGGGAGAAGTACCTAGTGGCCAATTCTATCACCTGTCCTCGTCTTGGGGCACAAATCAATCAATTCGTTTAAGCTTTCCCCTTTAAATTCTGCAGGTCTTTTACAATCTTATCTGATGGAGATGCATATCTTATTCAAACGCATGTTTATAATGTTTAGATACCAATACTAAAGTAAAATTTAACGTGTTCTATAATGTCTTATCTGATGAAGAAGTTGCATATCTTATTCAAATGCTTGTTCAAACCATGCGGAGGTGTTTAAACATGTGTTTTGACCAACTAGAGGtgtttggttgggacaactctaaCTTTGGTGGCCAGCTTTGCAAAACCGTGCAAGTACAGGTGTCAATTTGTGTATTAATTGTAAAATATAACCCCCCGAAACTTACTGAAATTACCTAAATCTGACTGGAAGCTTAAAAGGAATGAGGGTCATGCATAATTTGATGACGACAAAACACTTGAACATGTGCTAGTAGTTTGTCCAGGCTATGTGAGGCAGGAACGAATTCATATCATTAGCTTTGTTAAATTTAGTCATTTACCTTGAAGGTAGTAACGACATAACCTTCATGGCATGATGCAGAGTGAATGCTAGTTTGATCTTTATTGTAAACATCTTGATTTTTAGATGGGCATGGGCTCTTgcttaatgcatgaaaatagggtTATTTTATTACTTGAAAGTTCCTTCTAAGGTAGTTGTTTATAGTTACATTTTTTTGCATTACATTTctattctttgtttttcttccttGGTGCTTTTTTTCagttaaaacaacaacaacaacaacaaacaacaacaacccagtataatcccactagtggggtctggggaggacaGTGtttacgcaaaccttacccctatcttgaggtagagaggctgtttccgatagaccctcggctcactcccttcaagaacttcccaccttgctcttggggtgactcgaactcacaacctcttggttggaagtggagggtgctcaccactagagcaacccactcttttCCGCTAAAACCTACAATTTAATTGCGCTTTGCACTTAAAGCTCCAACAGACTTTGGCGCTTTTTGCTTTGACTTCTCTATTAATGCTTTTACCTGAAACTTAAATTTGTTCAATCTACTCTGCAGTTCACAGGAAGCAGCTTATGGTGTTGAGGGCTGGAGAGACCAGGGGAGTCGGGTTAACTCAGACAAATTAAGTGGAAGTGGCTATAGCAAGTGGTTGGTCCTAAAGGATCAGCTTCAAATTGGAGACACTGTGAGATCCAGGAAGCCACCAAACTCATGTAAACCTGAAAACATGGAGGTACCAGGGGGTACCATTGTTGGCATGGAACGAGATACAGAACGAAATGGATTTGTGCTGGTGAGGGTGCATGGCATCCATGATCCTCTTAGAGTTCATGGATCGACATTGGAGCGGGTGACATTTGGCTTGGCTGCAGGAGATTGGGTACGTTTGAAGACGAACGGTAAGAAACATTCATCGGTAGGCATCCTTCACTCCATTGATCGTGATGGAAGTATAGCTGTTGCATTCATAGGTTTGGAGATCTTTTGGAAGGGCAACTGCTCTGAGCTTCAGATGGCAGAAGCTTACTGTGCTGGACAGTTTGTAAGGCTGAAGGGTGATATTTTCTGTCCGCGCTTTGAATGGCCCCGAAAGAGAGGTGGTGACTGGGCAACAGGTAGAATTTGTCATGTGCTACCTAATGGGTGTCTTGTTGTGAACTTTCCTGGTATGCTGGTGTTTGGTGATGAAAATAGCAGCTTTTTGGCTGATCCAGCAGAAGTCGAAATCGTTTCTTTTGACACTTGCCCTGGTATTGTGAAGAAGTATCAACACCTTGAGGACTTCCACTGGGCTGTTAGACCACTGTTGGTTGCATTAGGCCTATTTACTGCAATGAAGCTTGGCCTTTTTGTCGGGAAGAAAGTCAGGAGATCAAAGGTGAAGAAGGGGCGCAACCCGGTGATACACATTGAAGGTCAACAAGGGGATGCTCAAAATGCAGCATGGCTTCCTCCAAAGGTGGCAAATATCATATTCAGAGAAGGGGCTAGTGTAACAACCACCTCTAGGTAGTTCTTAGTCTCTATCAATGCCAAGCTAAGAGGATTGCACTAACATCTACTGGAAAGTTGGATAACCTATTTGCAACCTTTGCTTAGAGCATGCAAATATTCTATGATAAACAAATGTTTAAAGATCTGTAAATACATGGATGGCTGTAAATACACTTTTActgttcatatatattttttttccattATATGACAGTTGTTTTAAGCCCTCATATCATCATTATATCCATGACAAGAACTCATGGGTAATCTAACTTGAACACTTCTTTGTATATCCATCTAATTTGTGACAACCGAATAGTCTGGGGTTCTGGCCCTTGCTAATGAATTCTTTTAGCAAGGATTACTAAACATATGCAGGTTCTTTTTGGTCATAATACGTTAAATAAATTTGTTCGGTTAAACAGTAAAGTGGTGGTAATTGCAATATTTTTTTGGGTAGTTTTTTGGGAATTACCGAACAACTTGTGCAGAAGCATATTCAAGTGATCCTGTTCTACCTAAAATGACCAGTTGCTTAAGGTTGCACTTGGCATGGTTCTTGATCTTCATCTGAAGAACCAACTGAAAGTGAAAGCcgcctattttttttattttttttattttttttttggtttttattgTAGTGCAATTTCTTCACGTTCCACTAATTAaagtgaaaaggaaaagaaaaagttaCTAATATTCAATTCTCCTTCTGTTCTTTGCTCTTCGTAAGTTATATCTCAATTGCTGGAATGTATTTCACCAGATGAAAAAGATTGGTTATTTTTAGAAGCTTGCTTATATGATGAAATAACCTTGTTTATGAACTCTACTAGTCGTATATGGGGTTTTTGTATGCAGCCCGACTAGGAATAACTCCTCTTCCAAAAGTATGAAGGTCAGAAATTCCTAAATTTCAGTGtaatatcaaatattaattttaattcttaAAAGGAATTCTACATGTTTTAGAAACTAGATAAGTATTATACATcacaatttttaattaaaaaatgtaGTCAATTTAAAAAGCTGGCCAACTCTCCAATTAGGGAGTAATATTTTttcttcctaattaataaaaagATCATTTTGTTGTTGAATAGGAGTATTATGTTACTCTTTCAATGGCTTTTCATGAGAAGGTAACTCCTTAGAAAAACCCATATCCTGATCCAAAAAATTACAAGCTGAAACTATTTCTCCCTCCACTTCTCCATATGAATTTACCAAAATCAAACACAGAAGGCACTACAATAAGATGTTTTCTCTGAATTCTCGCTATCATCTCAAAGGAGAAACGAAACATAGTCTCAACATTGTTCCAGCAAGGCACAATTAAACAGTTGTATTTGAGACGTAATCCAACGTACAACAGAGCTAAAACAACAAACAAATTTTCTAAGCTCATCCGCAACTATAGCAAGCAAATGGTTAGAGGCATGTATAGAGAATTGTCATTAATTTCATAAAACTTTATTTGGGGCATAAAATGCCAGCTTCTTTCACCAGCTGCTCAGTCAACGCTGAAAGCCGGGCCATTTCCGTGTAGACTTCAGCAAGACACTCACCACTGCTAGCGACGTTTGCTGCAGTTCCTGGGCTGTCACCCAACAAAAGACTGTTATTGTAGTCAGCCTCGATGCTCAAACTAGCTTTATTCAAAAGCTCACGGCTCAGTTCAGCAAGTTTCTGGAGAGCACTAGTAGCAGCTTCAACTTCCAATTGAGCGGTCTCGAGTTGGAGCTTTTCAATTGCCAGATCCCCAGTACTCTTTTCACCTATTCTTTCTTGTGCCAAAGCATAAAGTTGCATCAGGTCATCTGCATCTCgagtcatttccttcattttatttatttcttcctCCCTATCATCTAATTTTTGACGAACCATTTTGAGCTCCTCCTCTTTGAGTTTGAGAGCCCTTTGTGCAGCAAGAGCTTCCATTTCTCTACCCCTCAGACTTTCTCTGGTTAACTCGAGTTCATTTTCCAGCTGGTTCTTTTGCCACCTAAAAGTATCAGTTGATTTCTCCACCAGCTGAGATGACCACGTTTCATCGGCATGACTGAGTGGGCTCAACACGTCATCCTTAACAGAGATAACCAGTTTGTTAGTCAGGTCTACTATACGTTCCACAACAGTCTCAGCTTCTGAATATTTCATTTTTGTATCATTTAACTCATCTTGCATTGTCTGCATGGATTCCTCTTTTTCTTTCAACATAGTTGTTGCCTGAATAAGTTGCACTTCTTGACTGCTCATGAGCACCCTCAGCTCAGCTATTTCCTGATTTAGTTCATCTAACATCTTTCTTGAATCCAGAAGTTCCTTATCTTTTTCTTCCAACATCAGCTGAAGAGAAGCGCACTCAGACTTCAAGTGCTGAATCTCTAATCTAGCATCTACTAGCTCTGACTCTTTAACCTGAAGAAGATCCTGTGTTTCTCCAAACTCTGCCCTCTTATGGTCAAGCTCCTCTTGGAGAGTAGATTTTTCCTTCAAAGCTGCTAGCAGAGAAGACTTCTCATTATTCAATTCATTCTGCAACTCCTCAATGAGCTCCTTTTCCATGGAtaaatccctttcaagttctcTGTTTCGAGCCTCAGCTACCGTAAGTTTCACTTTCTCACTCTCTACCTCAATTTGAGCTTCTTTCAAACTTGTCATGTAAGCCATTACACTTCTTCTTTGCTCTTCAAGCTCTCTGAGACGCTCTTCTAATAGATTTTCCTGCTCCTCCATTTTCTCTCTAGAGGATGTCAAAGCTCTCTGAGATGAGGTTAACTCGGACCTTACATCGGCAAGTAGCTTCTTCACTCTTCTGAAATCCTCAAGGGTCTCATTTGCTTCTCCACCATATTTAGATGTTTCCTCTTCcaatttcttcatttctttctttgcTACGAGCCAATCCATTGCCTGCTTCTCCAAGTTGGATTTGGCAACTTTAAGTTTCTCTTCTTCAGTTTTCTGCATCGTCAAGAAGTCTTCTagctctttctctttctcttgaATTTTTCTTCGGAGATTTTGTAGTTCAACCTCCTGTCTTTGAACTACTTCATTTGCTGCATCAAGTAGCTCAGCCTTAGTTCTGAGTTCTGATTCAGTGTTAGCAGCTTCATCGCTTTTATTCttcaactcatccttcattttatttatttcatcTGCTTTTGAATCTAGGGCTGTTTGTGCAGCAGATATCTCCTGATCTCTCTCCTTGAGACGAAACTTTAGATCCTCAATTTCAGCAGCTTGAGATGCTAAGGTAAGATTAGCCTGCATTAGCTCATCTTCCAGTTTTTCCTGCCTAGAACTAGCAGCTGCAATCTCTTCCTCGCGTTGCTCCAATTCCAATTTTGCATGGTTTACTTCATTGTATTCCATCAAGACTTTTCTCTCCGTATCTTGAAGATCTTCTTCCTTCCTCTTCAAGGCTGCAAGAGCATCCAGCAAATCAGACTCCAGTTCGCCAAGATCCAGTCCCAGCTCAGCGACCTGAGGAAGATAAGGATTTCTGCCTATCTGTTCTTCTAGTTTCTGGGTCTGggcaaacaacctcccaagaagAACCCTTGCAGGCTCAGTTGCTCCATTACCTTTGATATTTGATTTCCTGTTATCCAAGACTGACCTGACAATTCTGGAGGAAGGGGGTCCACGATGAGCTGTCATAAGCACTAATCTCTTCTTCTTCCATTTGGGCCTCGCAAAGCAGAACTGTACACAAACACAAGTCAGTAATTACACCATAATATCATCGCCCGTAGAGCTTCCGACTTTAAAAAAAGACAAACCCCTCATCTATTCCTTCATGCCCAGCACAATTCATATAGTACATACTGACCAGTGATAAGCAAGAGATGATGTATAAGACCAAGGCATGACAGGATAAGAGTTCCTACGTAGCAATTCAATTTTGTAGTATCATACAGGTAAAATAACTGAATTATTTTTACTCCTTGGCACAGTGAATCACTTCAGTATATTGCACTATGACTGCTCAACTTCTATGATATGCAAGCAAGAGGCTCACATTTctcttaattttcttttcttttttagcttctcttttttcatttgtaaGATGAGGTGAATTCATCAAGAAGGAAAGGAGTtgatttatttcatttttcaccCCCCATCCATCCCCACAACTCTGGGTAAAGAATTAAGAGTGAGACATCTCGTATACTCTCCCTATGATTTCTCgca contains:
- the LOC107803562 gene encoding protein KINASE OF THE OUTER CHLOROPLAST MEMBRANE 1; protein product: MAGKAVVKQPTSAFDFEIVEGVSDKLTTVVASSSQSSPWIDPATIKLRQRIGRGLFGDVWLATRHQATADYDEYHEVAVKMLHPMKEENINVVLDRLGNLFTQCQELQHICWLQGLSVINGKLCIVMKFYEGSVGDKMARAKEGKLSLPDVIRYGTDLARGIMELHTKEILILNLKPYNFLLNENDHAILGDIGIPYLLLGVPSLSSDMSRRLGTPNYMAPEQWQPEVRGPISFETDSWGFGCSIVEMLTGSQPWSGKSVDEIFKSIVKRQEKPHIPEGLPPAVERVIIGCFEYDFRNRPLMGDILHAFLSSQEAAYGVEGWRDQGSRVNSDKLSGSGYSKWLVLKDQLQIGDTVRSRKPPNSCKPENMEVPGGTIVGMERDTERNGFVLVRVHGIHDPLRVHGSTLERVTFGLAAGDWVRLKTNGKKHSSVGILHSIDRDGSIAVAFIGLEIFWKGNCSELQMAEAYCAGQFVRLKGDIFCPRFEWPRKRGGDWATGRICHVLPNGCLVVNFPGMLVFGDENSSFLADPAEVEIVSFDTCPGIVKKYQHLEDFHWAVRPLLVALGLFTAMKLGLFVGKKVRRSKVKKGRNPVIHIEGQQGDAQNAAWLPPKVANIIFREGASVTTTSR
- the LOC107764320 gene encoding protein involved in starch initiation 1; its protein translation is MALRASLSFSSIHQQTEFCFARPKWKKKRLVLMTAHRGPPSSRIVRSVLDNRKSNIKGNGATEPARVLLGRLFAQTQKLEEQIGRNPYLPQVAELGLDLGELESDLLDALAALKRKEEDLQDTERKVLMEYNEVNHAKLELEQREEEIAAASSRQEKLEDELMQANLTLASQAAEIEDLKFRLKERDQEISAAQTALDSKADEINKMKDELKNKSDEAANTESELRTKAELLDAANEVVQRQEVELQNLRRKIQEKEKELEDFLTMQKTEEEKLKVAKSNLEKQAMDWLVAKKEMKKLEEETSKYGGEANETLEDFRRVKKLLADVRSELTSSQRALTSSREKMEEQENLLEERLRELEEQRRSVMAYMTSLKEAQIEVESEKVKLTVAEARNRELERDLSMEKELIEELQNELNNEKSSLLAALKEKSTLQEELDHKRAEFGETQDLLQVKESELVDARLEIQHLKSECASLQLMLEEKDKELLDSRKMLDELNQEIAELRVLMSSQEVQLIQATTMLKEKEESMQTMQDELNDTKMKYSEAETVVERIVDLTNKLVISVKDDVLSPLSHADETWSSQLVEKSTDTFRWQKNQLENELELTRESLRGREMEALAAQRALKLKEEELKMVRQKLDDREEEINKMKEMTRDADDLMQLYALAQERIGEKSTGDLAIEKLQLETAQLEVEAATSALQKLAELSRELLNKASLSIEADYNNSLLLGDSPGTAANVASSGECLAEVYTEMARLSALTEQLVKEAGILCPK